In the genome of Trichoplusia ni isolate ovarian cell line Hi5 chromosome 9 unlocalized genomic scaffold, tn1 tig00000849_group8, whole genome shotgun sequence, one region contains:
- the LOC113506295 gene encoding serine protease inhibitor Kazal-type 1-like has protein sequence MKYLAVLFLVSMATAAPLNGKGTDFFSVCSTCTGSFSPVCGSDGRTYWNQQCALCFNPDMTFSNGFCPRLDLELEG, from the exons atGAAGTATT TAGCAGTACTGTTCCTCGTGAGCATGGCAACAGCAGCGCCCCTGAACGGCAAGGGTACCGACTTCTTCAGCGTCTGCAGCACCTGCACCGGATCCTTCTCACCAGTCTGCGGGTCTGATGGGCGCACGTACTGGAACCAGCAGTGCGCGCTCTGCTTCAACCCTGATATGACGTTCTCTAATGGCTTCTGTCCTCGCCTTGATTTAGAATTAGAAGGATAG